A genomic segment from Geitlerinema sp. PCC 7407 encodes:
- a CDS encoding TrkA family potassium uptake protein, producing the protein MYVVIGGAGMMGLGLAQQLLNQGHTVAIIDIDPLACRFAREKIGVMAFEGSAVSTTVLLEAGIRQANAVVAALRSDALNLALITLSRSYGISHIVVRMRDREFLEAYRLAQASHVISTVDLAVATMANAIEYPEVESMMHFEQGQVEVLKLPVPSGCYAAGRSLAQIAQDPRFPTGSLIIGYQHHSCANLEIPNGNTVLEAGSTILVVTRSESVHPMIDFLGIHPSHLPMKEVSHPNF; encoded by the coding sequence ATGTATGTAGTAATTGGCGGTGCAGGAATGATGGGCTTGGGCCTAGCCCAACAATTATTAAACCAGGGTCATACAGTGGCCATCATCGATATTGATCCCCTGGCCTGCCGCTTTGCGCGGGAGAAAATTGGCGTGATGGCCTTTGAAGGCAGTGCTGTCAGCACGACCGTTCTCCTCGAAGCAGGCATTCGTCAGGCCAATGCAGTGGTCGCAGCTCTGAGAAGTGACGCCCTCAATTTAGCGTTGATCACGCTCTCAAGAAGCTACGGGATCTCTCATATCGTGGTGCGGATGCGCGATCGCGAGTTTTTGGAAGCCTATCGTCTTGCCCAAGCCAGCCACGTGATCAGCACAGTGGATTTGGCCGTCGCAACGATGGCAAACGCAATCGAATACCCCGAAGTAGAGTCGATGATGCACTTTGAGCAGGGGCAGGTAGAGGTTTTAAAGCTTCCGGTGCCCAGCGGCTGCTATGCAGCAGGGCGTAGTCTTGCTCAGATCGCCCAGGATCCTCGTTTCCCGACCGGTTCCCTGATCATTGGCTATCAGCACCACTCCTGCGCAAATCTGGAAATTCCCAACGGCAACACGGTCCTAGAAGCGGGCTCAACCATCCTGGTTGTGACCCGCTCCGAATCAGTCCACCCCATGATCGACTTTCTGGGAATTCACCCTAGTCATCTTCCAATGAAAGAAGTTTCTCATCCAAATTTTTGA
- a CDS encoding SLBB domain-containing protein yields the protein MALTLVLVGTPLAAIAQSPPPSGPSPAPITGQDGYLLGPGDRVRVDFFNVPEYTGEYLVLPNGTVNFPEVGPVAVQGRTLQQAAAAVSERFSGLLQRPIVTVSLLGARPVSVAIAGEVSRPGTYTLAAASAASDGSVPTVTRIIQLSGGVTQAADVRQVQVRRQQPGSSGAAEVLTVDLWALASTGDISQDLRLQDGDSIFIPATDSTDLAEARQLAATSFAATNAGPMQVAVVGEVNRPGTHVLDNRPNSTQVSNATRLPIPTVTQAIQEAGGITQSANIRNIQIKRLTRSGGEQLITVNFWDLLASGDLQQDLPLQEGDTIVVPTATALSPQEAAELASASFSPNEITVNVVGEVVNPGGVKVPPNTPLNQAVLAAGGFNNRRAKKSEVTLVRLNPDGTVSKREIEIDLAAGISEETNPALRNNDTIVVGRSNVASLSDAIGTVLSPLSGVFGLFRLLGL from the coding sequence TTGGCCCTGACCCTTGTCTTAGTTGGCACGCCTCTAGCAGCGATCGCCCAGAGCCCGCCGCCCTCAGGCCCCAGCCCAGCCCCTATCACTGGTCAGGATGGCTATCTGCTCGGACCCGGCGATCGAGTACGGGTTGATTTTTTCAATGTACCTGAATATACCGGCGAGTATCTCGTCCTGCCCAACGGCACGGTTAACTTCCCCGAAGTGGGTCCAGTGGCCGTGCAGGGTCGCACCCTCCAGCAAGCAGCGGCGGCAGTCTCTGAGCGGTTTTCGGGGCTGTTGCAGCGGCCCATTGTGACCGTGAGTCTGCTAGGCGCGCGGCCCGTGAGTGTGGCGATCGCCGGTGAGGTCAGCCGTCCCGGCACCTACACTCTCGCCGCCGCCAGCGCCGCCTCCGATGGCAGCGTCCCCACCGTCACCCGGATTATTCAGCTCAGCGGCGGCGTCACCCAGGCCGCTGACGTGCGGCAGGTCCAGGTGCGCCGTCAGCAGCCCGGCAGCTCTGGCGCCGCAGAAGTCCTCACCGTCGATCTGTGGGCCTTGGCCAGCACCGGAGACATTAGTCAGGACTTGCGGCTCCAAGATGGGGACAGCATCTTCATTCCCGCCACCGACAGCACCGATCTAGCAGAGGCGCGTCAGCTCGCCGCCACCAGCTTCGCCGCCACCAACGCCGGCCCCATGCAGGTCGCCGTCGTCGGCGAGGTCAACCGCCCCGGCACCCACGTCCTCGACAACCGCCCCAACAGCACCCAGGTCAGCAACGCGACCCGGCTCCCCATTCCCACCGTCACTCAGGCGATCCAGGAAGCCGGGGGCATCACCCAGTCTGCCAATATTCGCAATATTCAGATCAAGCGCCTGACGCGCAGCGGCGGCGAGCAGCTCATCACCGTTAATTTCTGGGATCTCCTGGCCTCGGGCGATCTTCAGCAAGATCTGCCCCTCCAGGAGGGAGACACCATTGTGGTGCCCACGGCCACGGCCCTCTCTCCCCAGGAAGCCGCCGAGCTAGCCTCAGCCAGCTTCTCACCCAATGAAATCACCGTGAATGTGGTGGGTGAGGTCGTCAATCCGGGCGGCGTCAAGGTCCCCCCCAACACGCCCCTCAATCAGGCCGTGCTGGCAGCGGGCGGCTTCAACAACCGGCGCGCGAAAAAGAGCGAGGTCACCTTGGTCCGCCTCAATCCGGACGGCACAGTCTCTAAGCGCGAAATCGAGATCGATCTAGCAGCCGGTATCAGCGAAGAAACCAACCCCGCTCTGCGCAACAACGACACGATCGTGGTGGGACGCTCGAACGTTGCTAGTCTTTCCGACGCCATCGGAACCGTTCTCTCACCCCTGAGCGGCGTTTTCGGCCTCTTCCGCTTGCTGGGCCTATAG
- a CDS encoding chemotaxis protein CheW, which translates to MLMLIFWVEDDRYAVPVHQIVEVVPLVKLRKLAHASGAIAGVLRYRDRLVPVIDLSQVLRHQPSQNHLSTRIVLVNSTLGDALPEPAVVGLMAERVVETANYAVDPGAQVGGAQVSYLGHILVEDQSLIQCLDPEALLADWSGLLLPLLQQTSGVLR; encoded by the coding sequence ATGCTGATGCTGATCTTCTGGGTAGAAGACGACCGCTATGCGGTGCCCGTTCACCAAATTGTGGAAGTGGTGCCCCTGGTGAAGCTGCGAAAACTCGCCCACGCTTCGGGGGCGATCGCGGGGGTGCTGCGCTACCGCGATCGCCTGGTGCCCGTCATCGACCTGAGCCAAGTCCTGCGCCATCAGCCATCCCAAAATCACCTCAGCACTCGGATCGTGCTGGTGAACTCAACCCTGGGTGATGCGCTGCCCGAACCGGCCGTGGTGGGGTTGATGGCTGAGCGAGTGGTCGAAACGGCAAATTATGCGGTCGACCCGGGTGCCCAAGTGGGAGGGGCTCAGGTTTCTTACCTCGGACATATCCTCGTAGAGGATCAAAGCCTGATCCAGTGCCTTGATCCTGAGGCTTTGTTGGCCGACTGGTCCGGGCTGCTGCTGCCGCTCTTGCAGCAAACGAGTGGGGTTCTCCGCTGA
- a CDS encoding ABC transporter ATP-binding protein: MLQSLIQGETAQLPPFLASITALFETFAPQTRFLMIGGLIFTSILLKSLLLYGNTIFFSWLNWRISHRLRAGIFQQLLRVSYTFLDRYPSGKFLSTLDNETWRTSQALSGLVSLVISACTVIVFGVLLLMISWQLTLLVSLMMVMISVVIQLLTRQIKQVGKQAEQANAVFVQRIWDGLLGMRVIRAFGREDYEQRRFEQASQQVCQSFMQLDRIQGAVSPVSEVLSTALLTCALVIALQNPANLPTLLTFIFMLYRLQPHVRQIDGARVNLISLSTAVDDVTSLLETHDKPYIQSGYQRFWGLQRAIALRGVSFRYHPQEPEILQHLTLTIPQGKTTAIVGPSGAGKSTLIHLICRFYDPTAGEIWIDDQRLQDLHLPDWRRHIAIVSQSVHIFSTTIRDNIAYGCLEATEAEIVAAAQKAHAHEFITQLPQGYDTVVGEQGIRLSGGQRQRIALARAMIARPSILILDEATNALDSISEHLIQEAIAAFSQQCTVIVIAHRLSTIEQADQIVVIESGRIREQGSFGELLRQDQLFAQLYRLQNRSSFSL; the protein is encoded by the coding sequence TTGCTTCAGAGTTTGATCCAGGGAGAAACTGCGCAGCTTCCTCCCTTTTTGGCCAGTATCACTGCGCTATTTGAGACCTTTGCGCCTCAGACTCGCTTTCTAATGATTGGCGGGCTGATCTTCACAAGTATTCTGCTCAAAAGTCTGCTGCTGTATGGCAACACGATCTTCTTTTCGTGGCTAAATTGGCGAATCAGCCACCGCCTGCGGGCCGGGATTTTTCAGCAGCTTTTGCGGGTGAGCTATACCTTTCTCGATCGCTATCCCTCGGGTAAGTTTCTCAGCACCCTCGATAACGAGACCTGGCGCACCAGTCAGGCGCTTTCGGGCTTGGTCTCTCTGGTGATTAGCGCCTGCACGGTGATCGTGTTTGGGGTTTTGCTGCTCATGATCTCGTGGCAGCTTACCTTGCTGGTGTCGCTGATGATGGTGATGATTTCGGTTGTGATCCAGCTCCTCACCCGCCAGATCAAGCAGGTGGGCAAGCAGGCTGAGCAGGCAAATGCTGTCTTTGTGCAGCGGATCTGGGATGGCCTGCTGGGGATGCGCGTGATCCGAGCCTTTGGGCGAGAAGACTATGAGCAGCGGCGGTTTGAGCAGGCCTCTCAGCAGGTTTGCCAGAGCTTTATGCAGCTCGATCGCATTCAGGGGGCGGTCAGCCCCGTCTCAGAAGTTCTCTCGACGGCGCTGTTGACCTGTGCGCTGGTGATCGCGCTGCAGAATCCCGCTAATTTGCCAACGTTGCTGACCTTCATTTTTATGCTCTACCGCCTTCAGCCCCACGTGCGGCAGATCGATGGAGCCCGGGTCAATCTCATCTCTCTATCCACGGCGGTGGATGATGTGACCAGTCTCTTGGAGACCCACGATAAACCCTATATTCAGTCGGGATATCAGCGATTTTGGGGATTGCAGCGAGCGATCGCCCTTAGAGGCGTCAGCTTTCGCTATCATCCCCAGGAACCAGAGATCTTGCAGCATCTCACCCTGACGATTCCCCAGGGAAAAACAACTGCGATCGTCGGTCCTTCGGGAGCCGGAAAGTCAACGCTCATTCACCTGATTTGCCGCTTCTATGACCCGACAGCGGGTGAGATCTGGATAGACGATCAGCGTTTGCAAGATCTCCACTTGCCAGACTGGCGGCGACACATCGCCATCGTCAGTCAAAGCGTACATATCTTTAGTACGACGATCCGAGACAACATTGCCTACGGCTGCCTAGAGGCAACGGAGGCGGAGATCGTTGCGGCGGCCCAGAAAGCTCACGCCCACGAGTTCATTACTCAGTTGCCCCAGGGCTATGACACCGTGGTGGGTGAGCAGGGCATTCGGCTGTCGGGGGGCCAGCGTCAGCGGATTGCCCTGGCGCGAGCGATGATTGCCCGCCCTAGCATTCTCATTTTGGATGAGGCGACGAATGCCCTCGACAGCATTTCAGAACATCTCATCCAAGAGGCGATCGCTGCTTTTAGTCAGCAGTGTACGGTGATCGTGATTGCGCATCGTCTATCGACCATTGAGCAAGCGGATCAGATCGTGGTGATAGAGTCAGGCCGCATTCGCGAGCAGGGAAGCTTTGGCGAGCTGCTGCGGCAAGATCAGCTTTTTGCCCAGCTCTATCGCCTCCAAAATCGCTCTTCTTTCTCGCTTTAA
- a CDS encoding methyl-accepting chemotaxis protein, translating into MFANLKLRDRTLLGYAVPTGLIFIFCGLVYLTASKTIHTFNQVDSSETAILGANEMAQGLMNLDRRVRRYLLTNNSTEVDQRIASDIERINDGAESIGAVVTDPGQESRLQEMLVLSEEVQTVTRDILAAGRGGINPRLIQSYLDRSRELNDRFEALYEEFVETEQRILIDNIQATRSTLNLLSGSAVLTAILSLAIAIYATFLIAKFLGSRITRVVQMAERISAGDLTQSASGETSSKDEVGQLLTAFEGMTLNLNTLVRQVQQSGIQVTTSATQIAASGKELEATMTEQVASTNQVVATAKEIAATSAELLRTMDEVTAMADATTGAADNGQQGLSRMEMTMRQLAEATNSISSKLGVMSEKANNINNVVTTITKVADQTNLLSLNAAIEAEKAGEYGLGFAVVAREIRRLADQTAVATLDIEQMVKEMQSSVSTGVMEMDKFAREVDRGVEDVRSISSQLARVIEQVQALVPQFSLVNQGMDAQSQGAQQISDSMLQLSEAFQQTATSLRETNSAIEQLNDVAQNLRREISRFQVASL; encoded by the coding sequence ATGTTCGCCAATCTCAAATTGCGAGACCGCACGCTGCTCGGTTATGCAGTGCCTACTGGTCTCATCTTTATCTTTTGTGGACTGGTTTATTTAACGGCTAGTAAAACGATCCACACGTTTAATCAGGTAGATTCATCCGAAACGGCCATTCTGGGGGCCAATGAAATGGCTCAGGGCCTGATGAACCTCGATCGTCGGGTTCGCCGCTATCTCCTGACAAACAACAGCACGGAAGTGGATCAGCGTATAGCCAGTGATATCGAGCGCATCAATGACGGAGCCGAGTCGATTGGAGCCGTCGTGACCGATCCGGGCCAGGAGTCTCGTCTCCAGGAAATGCTAGTCCTGAGCGAAGAGGTCCAGACGGTTACCCGAGATATCTTGGCAGCAGGCCGAGGGGGAATCAATCCCCGATTAATCCAGAGCTATCTCGATCGCAGCCGAGAGCTCAACGATCGCTTTGAAGCGCTCTACGAAGAGTTTGTAGAGACTGAACAGCGGATCTTAATTGATAATATCCAGGCGACGCGATCGACCTTGAATCTATTGAGTGGCTCAGCGGTTTTGACTGCGATCTTGTCCTTGGCGATCGCCATCTATGCGACCTTTCTCATCGCCAAGTTTTTGGGATCGCGCATCACCCGCGTCGTGCAGATGGCAGAGCGCATCTCCGCAGGCGATCTCACCCAGTCTGCCTCCGGGGAGACCAGCAGCAAAGACGAAGTAGGACAATTGCTGACCGCCTTTGAAGGGATGACCCTCAACCTCAATACGCTGGTGCGTCAGGTGCAGCAGTCGGGGATCCAGGTCACCACCTCCGCCACTCAGATCGCCGCCTCTGGCAAAGAGCTTGAGGCGACGATGACGGAGCAGGTGGCCTCGACCAATCAGGTGGTGGCGACGGCCAAGGAGATCGCGGCCACCTCCGCAGAGCTGCTGCGCACCATGGATGAGGTGACGGCGATGGCTGACGCGACGACTGGCGCTGCTGACAACGGCCAGCAGGGGCTCAGCCGGATGGAAATGACGATGCGCCAGCTAGCAGAGGCCACCAATTCGATCTCTTCTAAGCTGGGGGTCATGAGTGAGAAAGCCAACAACATTAATAATGTGGTGACTACCATCACGAAGGTGGCTGACCAAACCAACTTGCTGTCTCTCAATGCGGCGATCGAAGCGGAGAAAGCAGGCGAGTATGGCCTGGGGTTCGCGGTGGTGGCCCGAGAGATTCGGCGGCTGGCCGATCAGACCGCGGTGGCGACCCTGGATATCGAGCAGATGGTCAAGGAAATGCAGTCTTCGGTTTCGACCGGGGTGATGGAAATGGACAAGTTCGCCCGCGAAGTCGATCGGGGGGTAGAAGATGTGCGCAGCATCAGCTCGCAGCTGGCCCGCGTGATCGAGCAGGTACAGGCGCTGGTGCCGCAGTTCTCCCTGGTCAATCAGGGAATGGACGCTCAGTCTCAGGGGGCGCAGCAGATCAGTGATTCGATGCTGCAGCTGAGTGAGGCGTTTCAGCAGACGGCGACGTCGCTGCGAGAGACCAATAGCGCCATCGAGCAACTCAATGATGTGGCCCAAAATCTGCGTCGAGAGATTTCTCGCTTCCAGGTGGCGAGCTTGTAG
- a CDS encoding glycosyltransferase family 2 protein produces MQNFSELPLVSVIIPAYNAEAFIARTLESVLAQTYSHFEVLVVDDGSRDRTAEIVQDFAERDRRVTLIRQENAGVAIARNHAIQRAQGTLIAPVDADDIWYPQKLEKQVACLQAQGLEVGLVYSCSVLIDEDDRILGRYSRRQKFKPGGPILASLICSNFLDNASSPLIRRECFERIGGYDPTLKARNAQGCEDWDLYLRIAEHYHFAVTPDYLIGYRQSLGSMATNSVAMARSYEFVMEAIAAKHPEIPPVIYQWSRGMFYEYLAGKSFQGGDHWRTLTWLGHSLQQDWGILLRPGIYHMLLLCCIKLLVFPLSSLIWPDHRSWMRFRNRFRLPQRSLSIEEINASIGATAPRVWKPYDYLLIRRLQTTQDLARLWGLSYLGASPQPAIANLSSDLSISAS; encoded by the coding sequence GTGCAAAATTTTTCAGAATTGCCGCTGGTATCGGTGATTATTCCGGCCTATAACGCGGAGGCGTTTATTGCCCGTACCCTGGAGTCAGTTCTGGCTCAGACCTACTCCCACTTTGAAGTATTGGTCGTGGATGATGGCTCGCGCGATCGCACCGCAGAAATAGTCCAAGACTTTGCAGAGCGCGATCGCCGAGTGACCCTGATCCGGCAGGAGAATGCGGGGGTGGCGATCGCCCGCAACCACGCCATTCAGCGAGCCCAGGGAACCCTGATCGCGCCGGTAGATGCAGATGACATCTGGTATCCCCAAAAGCTCGAAAAACAAGTTGCCTGTCTCCAGGCCCAGGGGCTGGAGGTGGGCCTAGTCTATTCTTGCTCGGTGCTCATTGATGAAGACGATCGGATCTTGGGCCGTTATTCTCGCCGCCAGAAGTTCAAGCCGGGGGGACCCATTCTCGCCTCTCTGATTTGCTCTAATTTTCTGGATAACGCCAGTTCTCCCTTGATTCGGCGAGAGTGCTTTGAGCGCATCGGCGGCTATGATCCGACCCTCAAAGCCCGCAATGCTCAGGGGTGCGAAGATTGGGATCTCTATTTGCGAATTGCTGAGCACTATCACTTTGCAGTGACGCCAGACTATCTCATCGGCTATCGCCAGTCCCTGGGCAGCATGGCGACCAATAGCGTAGCGATGGCCCGGTCCTATGAGTTTGTGATGGAGGCGATCGCCGCTAAGCATCCCGAAATTCCCCCTGTGATCTATCAGTGGTCCCGGGGGATGTTTTATGAGTATTTAGCCGGTAAAAGTTTTCAGGGCGGCGATCATTGGCGAACCTTGACGTGGCTGGGCCATAGCCTCCAGCAAGACTGGGGCATTCTCCTGCGCCCTGGGATCTATCACATGTTGCTCTTGTGCTGTATCAAATTGCTGGTGTTCCCGCTCAGCTCGCTGATTTGGCCAGATCATAGGTCGTGGATGCGCTTCCGAAACCGCTTTCGCTTGCCTCAGCGATCGCTGTCGATCGAGGAAATTAATGCCTCTATCGGAGCGACTGCCCCTCGCGTCTGGAAACCCTACGACTATCTGCTGATCCGTCGCCTCCAAACCACGCAGGATCTGGCCCGTTTATGGGGCCTTTCTTACCTAGGAGCGAGCCCCCAGCCTGCGATCGCCAATCTCTCTTCTGATCTCTCTATCTCCGCGTCCTAA
- a CDS encoding protein-glutamate O-methyltransferase CheR: protein MAYPSIESWIRQQTGLEANLIGVNRLVRAVRQRMDFYQLDSVDLYLNRLKVSAQELDILLEQIVIPETWFFRSRESFHYLKESVLKDWLPQHSASRLRVLSVPCSTGEEPYSIAIALREIGLTSAQFQIDAIDISRQAIAHALRGIYSPHSFRGNSPSFGARYFEPTPEGLQIQPLFRDSIHFSVGNLLQPAFWVDKPLYDIIFCRNLLIYFDGETRQKASQMLYRALKDQGVLFVGHAEMSQIFGQRFTPVQYPFAFAYRKSLPPKVGDRPKPKPAERSLPTLGTVAPQPSAPGLSLPGLSLVSSGRSLPSKPQPTPQPATPEPDNLLAQARTLADQGNLSQAIYLCEIFLRSDRTNADVYTLLGQLQQASGQEVEAEQSFQKAIYLQPRAEEALVHLALLREQQGDTSSATLLWQRVHRLRSPQADLP from the coding sequence ATGGCCTATCCCTCGATTGAGTCCTGGATTCGACAGCAGACAGGCCTAGAAGCGAACCTAATCGGCGTCAACCGCTTGGTGCGCGCCGTCAGGCAGCGTATGGATTTTTACCAGCTAGACTCTGTTGATCTCTATTTGAATCGGCTCAAGGTCTCTGCGCAGGAGTTAGATATTCTGCTCGAGCAGATCGTGATTCCTGAAACTTGGTTTTTCCGCAGCCGCGAGTCTTTCCACTACCTCAAAGAGTCTGTGCTCAAGGACTGGCTACCCCAGCATTCTGCTTCTAGGCTGCGGGTGCTGAGTGTGCCTTGCTCGACGGGTGAGGAGCCCTATTCCATCGCGATCGCCCTGCGGGAAATCGGGCTGACCAGTGCCCAATTTCAGATCGACGCGATCGATATCAGCCGACAGGCGATCGCCCATGCGTTGCGAGGAATTTATAGTCCCCACTCATTTCGAGGAAATAGCCCCTCTTTTGGAGCGCGCTACTTTGAACCGACGCCAGAGGGTTTACAAATTCAGCCCCTTTTTCGAGACTCGATCCATTTCTCGGTGGGTAATCTTCTTCAGCCTGCTTTTTGGGTTGATAAGCCTCTCTATGACATTATCTTTTGCCGCAACCTGCTGATCTATTTCGACGGTGAGACGCGACAAAAAGCGAGCCAGATGCTCTATCGCGCTCTCAAAGATCAGGGCGTGCTGTTTGTGGGCCACGCAGAGATGAGCCAGATCTTTGGCCAGCGCTTTACACCCGTGCAGTATCCCTTTGCCTTTGCCTATCGCAAGTCTCTCCCTCCCAAGGTGGGCGATCGCCCGAAGCCAAAGCCCGCTGAGCGATCGCTGCCGACGCTGGGAACCGTGGCACCGCAGCCTTCTGCTCCCGGTCTGTCTCTCCCAGGACTGTCTCTGGTCTCCAGTGGGCGATCGCTCCCGAGCAAGCCCCAGCCGACGCCGCAGCCTGCGACCCCAGAGCCAGACAATCTCTTGGCCCAAGCCCGCACGCTAGCCGATCAGGGAAATCTCTCCCAGGCAATCTATCTCTGCGAGATATTTTTGCGAAGCGATCGCACCAACGCAGACGTCTATACTTTGCTAGGACAGCTTCAGCAGGCCAGCGGCCAAGAAGTAGAAGCAGAACAGTCTTTCCAAAAGGCGATTTATCTTCAGCCACGGGCCGAAGAGGCATTAGTGCATCTGGCGCTGTTGCGGGAGCAGCAGGGAGATACGAGCAGCGCGACCCTGCTGTGGCAGCGAGTGCATCGACTGCGATCGCCCCAGGCCGACCTGCCTTGA
- a CDS encoding sodium:proton antiporter has translation MGWIVAQQNPLDSNSIESSQAAGSIPELVIVLIILLLIATVVALVTQRLRIPYVTGLVLAGLPITEVFSQQVGLDPSLVLNLFLPILIFEAAINTDISRLRSTFKPITLLAGPGSIFSSAIIATIVKYSLGLDWIPALLVGVILANTDTVSMIAVFKEIRVPSRLSTIVEGETLFNDAAALVSFNLILIVYTTGSLTAAEGIKELLIVAVGGALLGAILGYLSLPIFARLNDPLSSLLLTGALALGTFQIGQFLGVSGAVSVVIAGLIFGNLGLPQSTSASDRMSLLSFWEYAGFGVNTFIFLLIGIEINPGTLWRILPSILLVILAYQLGRILSVYLLLAGLRWFDRPIPLRWQHVLFLGNIKGSLSMALALSIPLTLAGRESIIALVFGAVLFSLVGQGLSLPWLVKRLQIGKSSDAMEQVGELQIQLIAAKAAQDELDSLLKSGVLPKAVYEELWASYQARVAQSERVLRDLHNQYRAGQLKSDRSGLDTIRRQLLLAEKGAVRDALRKRIVPEDLVQPYIKNLDEKLLSLEDD, from the coding sequence ATGGGATGGATTGTCGCACAGCAAAATCCACTAGACAGCAACTCTATTGAAAGTAGTCAAGCGGCAGGTAGCATTCCTGAACTGGTCATTGTTCTGATTATTTTGCTCCTGATCGCAACTGTCGTTGCTCTGGTGACCCAGCGGTTGCGCATTCCCTACGTCACAGGGTTGGTGCTAGCAGGATTGCCCATTACAGAGGTTTTTTCGCAGCAGGTTGGGCTAGATCCTTCTCTCGTTCTCAATCTTTTTCTGCCAATTCTAATTTTTGAAGCGGCCATTAATACCGATATCAGCCGTCTTCGCAGTACTTTTAAACCCATTACCCTTTTAGCCGGTCCCGGGTCGATTTTCTCATCCGCAATCATCGCGACTATTGTGAAATACAGTCTGGGTCTAGACTGGATTCCTGCGTTGCTGGTCGGAGTCATTCTGGCCAACACCGATACCGTTTCAATGATTGCCGTTTTCAAAGAAATTCGCGTCCCTTCTCGGCTCTCGACCATTGTTGAAGGAGAGACTTTATTCAACGACGCGGCGGCTCTAGTTTCTTTTAACTTAATTCTCATTGTTTACACAACCGGCTCTTTAACCGCCGCAGAAGGAATCAAAGAGCTGCTAATTGTTGCAGTAGGCGGAGCACTTTTAGGAGCGATACTTGGCTATTTAAGCCTGCCTATTTTTGCTCGCTTGAATGATCCTTTGAGCAGCCTGTTGTTGACCGGTGCTTTAGCATTAGGAACCTTTCAGATCGGCCAATTTTTAGGAGTATCCGGGGCTGTTTCAGTCGTGATTGCCGGACTGATTTTTGGCAATCTCGGCTTGCCTCAGAGCACATCTGCCTCCGATCGCATGTCTTTGCTGAGCTTCTGGGAATATGCCGGATTTGGCGTCAATACGTTTATTTTTCTGCTGATTGGGATTGAGATCAATCCCGGCACCCTGTGGAGGATTTTGCCTTCTATTTTGCTGGTGATTCTGGCGTACCAGCTGGGGCGGATTCTCTCTGTCTACCTATTGCTGGCGGGGCTGCGCTGGTTCGATCGCCCCATTCCTCTGCGCTGGCAACACGTTCTATTTTTGGGCAACATCAAGGGTTCTCTCTCCATGGCCCTAGCGCTGAGCATTCCCCTCACCTTGGCCGGACGGGAAAGCATTATTGCGCTGGTGTTCGGTGCAGTTTTGTTCTCCCTAGTGGGGCAGGGGCTCAGCTTACCTTGGCTGGTCAAGCGACTCCAGATCGGCAAATCCTCGGACGCGATGGAGCAAGTTGGAGAGCTCCAGATTCAACTCATTGCTGCGAAAGCAGCCCAAGATGAGCTGGATAGTTTGCTGAAGTCAGGGGTATTGCCCAAGGCTGTATACGAAGAACTCTGGGCGTCCTATCAAGCGCGGGTTGCCCAATCAGAGCGGGTCTTGCGGGATCTGCACAACCAATATCGAGCAGGTCAGCTCAAGAGCGATCGCAGCGGACTCGACACTATTCGACGACAGCTGCTGCTGGCCGAAAAAGGAGCCGTTCGCGATGCCCTCCGCAAACGAATCGTTCCTGAGGATCTAGTGCAGCCTTACATCAAAAATTTGGATGAGAAACTTCTTTCATTGGAAGATGACTAG